The sequence below is a genomic window from Clostridium sp. BJN0001.
ACGGCGTGTTGCGATGGAAAAGATATTTTTGATGAATCTTCTAATATACTTATTGAAAATCAAAGTGAGATTGTAGTAAATCCTAGAAGTATCATCATTGTAATTGGTAAATAGAGAATTTTAAAATTAAATATTTATGAGAGGGGGATATCTATGAAATGGCTGAAAAAAGAAGCTACAATAAATAATTTAAACGAAATGATTGATTTCATATTGGATAATTTAAAAGTTGATACAAATATTTCATATCATATGGAGATGCAGATAAGACTGCTTTGTGAAGAAGCATTTGTTAATATTATAAATCATGCATATCCTTCTAAAAATGGTATTATAATAGCTGGCTATGAATTTGATAAAAAAAATAATTATATAACAGTAAAGATGTGCGATTATGGAATTGAATTTAATCCTATAAATGAAAAAAATCCTGATATTACATGTGATATAATGCAGCGTGATGTTGGAGGACTTGGAATATTTTTGCTTAAAGAGATTTCTGATTCTATTGGCTATGAGAGAAAAAAGGATATGAACATTTTAACTATAAGAAAATACTGTATGGTATAGGACTAGCACTTTTTATATTTATTGAAAGGCAGTAAATAGTAATATGAATTATTCGTTGATACTTAAAAAAGAGGAAATAAAAAGAATATTTTTTAGCGCATTTATAGTATTTATATTTTCGATAATAGGACTATATATAAAAAATTTTTTTAGTAGCATCATAGATTTTAGAGCATATGAAGTTATTACGCCTGTTCTTGGACTATATTTTGGTCCAAGCGGCGCAATAGGTTCATCAATAGCTGGTCTAATTTTTGATTATATCTATTCAGATGGAAATATTCTATTAATTTTATCTAAATTTATTTTAAACTTTTTCTATGCATATACTCCATATAAGCTGTGGTATACGTTTACGAAAAATGAAGAATGTAGGATACCAAATCTTAATGACACACATTCTATAATAAAGTTTGGATATATCCTTTTTGTAGGTTCACTTGCATATAGGATAAGCCAAAATTCAATATATTCTCTAAGCACTAATGAAAAAAGTATAGATATAAAGATTCTATTTCTTCAATTTTTAAATAATTACAATTTTGAAGTGATAGTAGGAGCACTTATTTTAATGTTTTTATCATTAACGCTTATAAGACCGCATGTTCCAAGTAGACATACGAAAATTAAGAAAAATATAAATTATCAGTATATATTTTATCTGCTTTTTATTGTAGGAATAGCGGGAATTGTGATTAATAAATTTAATATTTATAATAATGTTTTAAATATAGGAATTGTTATACTCACATATTTACTTATATTAATATTTCTTCTGTGTCCAATAAGTAATGGGAAAAATATAATAAATATTGAACAGGCTAAAGGGATAAGATCAATTCATGGTAAGGTTACATTAACATTTTTATTTTTGGGGATTATTGTTATTGTTATTATGGATATTATTTCTAACATAGCACTTTATTCATGTAGAAATATTAATACATATGTAAAGGTATATGCAGTTATAGGTGTATTCAGTTCACTCGTTATATTTTTTATAATAGAAGTTATTAAGTTTGTTGAAAAGAGAATAACAAAACCTATAAAGATTTTATTTGATATTGTTGCTGATTTTGTACAAAATAGGCGTGAGTATACTGATGAAGATATGAATTATCTTCGTGAAAAGTGTTTTTCAATAAATACAGGCGATGAGATAGAGCAGCTTGCAATTGAATTTAATAGAATGATGAATGAGATTAGAAACAATATAAATGAACTTGAAAAGGTAACTGCAAGTATTCAAAAGGAAGCTACAGAACTTGAAGTTGCAAAGAAAATACAGACATCAGCACTTCCAGGCGTTTTTCAGAAAAAAGATAGGTTTGAATTATATGCTAATATAAGCCCTGCACTTAAAGTAAGTGGAGATTTTTATGATTATTTTCTTATTAATGAGAATGAACTTATTTTTCTTGTTGCTGATGTATCGGGTAAAGGAATTCCAGCAGCACTTTTTATGATGAAAGCAAAATCTACAGTAAAAAATAGTTTTTCGTTAAATAAAAGTCTTTCAGATATAACTGAAAAAATAAATAATGAATTATCTAAAAACAATAAGATGTCAATGTTTGTGACAGCATTTATAGCAAAAATAAATTTAGAAACAGGAGTTATGACATATGTAAATGCAGGACATACCCCTCCTCTTTTAAAGAAGAAAGATATGGGTTACGATTTTCTTAATGTAGAAACAAACTGTATACTTGCTATTATGCCAGATAAAAAATATGAAGAGCAGAAAATCCAGCTTAAAAAGAATGATACATTATTTATATATACAGATGGAATTACAGAAGCTATAGATATAAATGGAGATTTATATGGAGCAAACAGGCTCAAAGAGTTTTTTAATTCATCTATAGGAGAAAAGATGTCAAATCAGAATATAGCAAATAAAGTAAGAGAAGATGTAAGTAAATTTTCAAAAGGACAAAAGCAGAAAGATGATATGACAATGCTTATATTTAAGTATTTGGGTTAACTTGTTATGCGTGAATATTTATGATAAAATTAGCCTAAAATATTACTGAAAATGTAAGAAAGGATGAAATTATGAAAATACTTAAATCTAATCCTGCAGAAGATGGATTTTTTATGCCAGCAGAGTTTTCAAAACATAAGGAAACTTTGATGATATGGCCAGAAAGACGTGATTCATGGCAGTATGGTGCTTATGAAGCGAGAAAAGCGTTTAGAGAAGTTATTTTAAATATTTCAAAACATGAAAAAGTAACAGTTTGCGTAAGCGAAAGTCAATATGAAAATGCAAGAGCATATCTTTCACCTGAGGTAAGATTAGTTGAGATGTCAAGTAACGATTCTTGGGCGAGAGATTATGCTCCTACTTTTGTTAAAAATAAAGATGGGAAAGTAAGAGGAATTAATTGGTATTTTAATGCATGGGGCGGTCTTTATGACGGGCTTTATTTTCCGTGGGATAAAGATAATAAAATGGCATTAAAATTATGTGATCTTTATGATAAAGATGTTTATGATGCTCAGGATTTTGTTCTTGAAGGAGGCTCAATACATGTTGATGGTGAAGGAACGTGTATTGTAACTGAAAGCTGTCTTTTAAGTAAAGGAAGAAATCCTAATATGAGTAAAGATGAGATTGAAAAAAAGCTTAAAAGTTATCTTGGAGTTTCAAAAGTAATATGGCTTAAGCATGGTATTTATAATGATGAAACAAATGAGCATGTTGATAATATATGTGCGTTTGTAAAACCTGCAGAGGTTGTTCTTGCATGGACAGATGATAAAAACGATCCTCAATATAATATGTCTAAAAGCTGTCTTGAAATTCTTGAAAATGAAACAGATGCAAAGGGAAGAAAAATAAAAGTACATAAGCTTTATCAGCCTTCTCCTGTATACGTAACAAAAGAGGAATGTGAAGGACTTGATACTATGGATGGACTTCCTGTAAGGCAGGTTAATGAAAGGCTTGCTGCATCTTATGTTAATTTTTATATATGTAATGGAGCTATAATAATGCCGGGGTTTAATGATCCTATGGACATAAAAGCGAAAAAGACACTTCAAAGCATTTTTAAAGATAGAGAAGTTTATCAAGTTTATGCTAGAAATATTTTAATAGGCGGCGGAAATATCCACTGCATTACGCAGCAGATTCCATCTTACGATTAATAAAAAAGGATGAAGAAAAATATGAGAAATGTAAAAATTGCCGCAGTTCAGATGAGCTGCTCAAAAGATAGAGATGAAAATATAAAAAAAGCAGAAGAATTTGTTAGAAAAGCAGCTAAAGATGGTGCAAATATTATTCTCTTACCTGAACTTTTTGAAAATATGTATTTTTGTCAGGAAAGAAATTATGATTATTATAACTTAGCAGAAGAAACTATGAAAAATAAGGCAGTACAAAGATTTATGGAAGTTGCAAAAGAGCTTGATGTTGTTATACCAGTAAGCTTTTATGAAAAGTCAATGAATAATACATTTAATACTGTTGCTATAATAGATGCTGATGGAAAGCTTCTTGGAACATATAGAAAAACACATATACCAGATGACCATTTTTATCAAGAAAAGTTTTATTTTACTCCTGGAGACACAGGATTTAAGGTATTTTGTACAAAGTATGGTAAAATAGGAGTAGGGATATGCTGGGATCAGTGGTTCCCTGAATCTGCAAGGTGCATGGCACTTTTAGGCGCAGAAATACTTTTATACCCAACAGCAATTGGGAAAGAACCTATACTCGAAGTAGATAGTATGATGCACTGGAGAAGATGTATGGTGGGCCACGCAGCTTCAAATATAATACCTCTTGCAGCAGCAAATAGAGTAGGCTATGAAGAAGTAAAACCTTCTAAGGACAATAATTATCAAAAATCATCATTAACATTTTACGGTTCATCTTTTATAGCAGATGAGACAGGTGAAGTTGTTAAATCTTTAGGAAGGGAAGAGGAGGGATATATAGTTTCACAGTTTGATCTTGATGCGGTTTATGAAATGCGAATGAGCTGGGGAGTATTTAGAGATAGAAGACCAGAATATTATAAGATAATTTCTAGTAAAATATCTGATTAAATTAAAAATGGAAGGACAAGATTTCTATGTATAAAGAAAAAATAGAAGAATATTTTAAGAAAAATGAAAAAAATATGATAGAGGACATCTGCACTTTAGTTAAAATTAATAGTGAAAAAGGTCCTAAAGAGGAAAATATGCCATTTGGAAAAGGTCCTTTTATGGCACTTAAAAAAGCACTTGAAATCGCAGAAAAAATGGGATTCAAAACAAAAAACTACGATAACTATGTAGGAACAGTTGACTTAAATGATAGTGAAAAATCACTTGATATGTTAGCACATTTAGACGTAGTACCTGTTGTAGAAGACGGCTGGACAGTAACAAAGCCATTTGATCCTATAGTTAAAGATGGAAAACTTTATGGAAGAGGAACTTCAGATGATAAAGGACCTGCAATAGCTGCATTATATGCAATGAAAGCTATTAAGGATTTAAATATACCTGTATCAAAAAATGTAAGACTTATATTAGGAACAGACGAAGAATGTGGAAGTTCTGATATTGCTCATTATTATAAGGTTGAAAAGGAAGCTCCTATGACTTTCTCACCAGATGCAGAGTTTCCTATAATAAATATAGAAAAAGGAAGATTAAGCAATACTTTTAGAGCTAAATATAAAGAAGATATTAAGACTCCAAGAATAGTTAAGTTTACTTCTGGTACAAAGTCAAATGTAGTTCCTGGAAAAGCTTATGCTTTAGTTGATGGATTCTCAATGGAAGAAGTTCAAAAGTATGCAAAAGAATGTGAAGATAAAATAAAGATTAAATTTAATCTTTCTGAAAAAGATGGAAAAATAGAAATAAATGCAAAAGGAATAGATGCCCATGCGTCAACTCCTGAAAAAGGAAATAATGCACTTACAGGAATGCTTACACTTTTAACTTCAATGCCATTTCACAAAAGTGAAGGATTTGAAAAGTTATGTGGAGCAGCTAAATTATTCCCTCATGGAGATTATTTAGGTGAAAAATGTGGAGCTAAGATGGAAGATGAAATTTCTGGCTTCCTTACAATGACACTTGATGTATTTTCATTTGATTCTACAGGATTTGAAGGAACTTTTGATTCAAGAGCACCAATCTGTGCAGATGATGAAAATCTTACAAAGGTACTTGTAGAAAATATGAAAGATGTAGGAATCGTAATGGACGATGATAAAATGGTACCTGCACATCATGTAAGCTCTGATTCTGATTTTGTAAGAACACTTCTTAAATGTTATGAAGAGTATTCAGGACAAAAGGGAGAATGTTTAGCAATAGGAGGAGGAACATACGTCCATGAATTAAAAAATGGAGTTGCTTTTGGATGTGTTATGCCTGGAACTGATACAAATATGCATGGAAATAATGAATTTGCAGTTGTAGAAGAACTTCTTTTAAGTGCAAAGATGTTTACTCAGGCTATTGCTGATTTATGCAAATAGTATGTACTTTATACTAAATATTTATTAATAAATAAACTAATTATAAGTAAAAAAAACAGCGAAAGCTGTTTTTTTTTATTCCAAAATAATAATTATTAAAATACTACTGTTATTTTTCCTAATAGTATAGTAAAATGTATTAGAATTAGTTAAAAGTAAACTGTGAGTTAAGTATTTGTAAGATTTTATTTAATACTATTATTATAGAAAGGCTGTGATGTTAAGGGTGGAGAACAAGCTTAAGCTGTATGGCTTTAATAATCTCACTAAGACTCTTAGTTTTAATATTTATGATGTCTGTTATGCGAAAAGTGAACGGGAACAGAAGGATTATATTGCATATATAGATGAACAGTATAATTCTGAAAGACTGACGAAAATATTATGTAAAGTTACCAGTATTATTGGTGCACATGTTCTTAATATATCAAAGCAGGATTATGATCCTCAAGGAGCGAGTGTTACAATTCTTGTATCTGAGAAGAATCTTGAAAAAGGCGAGATAGATAAGTCATGCAATCTTGGCAAATTTGACATAGCATCTAAAAGAGATACTGTGCTTGCTCATCTTGATAAGAGCCATGTTACAGTGCATACTTATCCTGAGTATCATCCTGATAATTCAATTGCAACTTTTAGAGTTGACATAGATGTATCAACATGTGGAGAAATATCACCTCTTAATGTTTTAAATTATCTTATTGGAAGCTTTGATTCTGATATAATAACAATCGATTACAGAGTAAGGGGCTTTACAAGAGATGTTAATGGTAAGAAACTTTTTATGGATCATAAGATAACATCAATACAGGATTATATTGATAATGATACACTCAGAAAATATGATGCCATGGATATAAACGTTTATCAGGCGAATATTTTTCATACAAAGATGCTTATTAAAGAGATTGAACTTCAAAATTATCTTTTTAATACAGATGTGTATGAACTTTTGCCTAAAACACGGCTTGCAATTACAGACAGCCTTAGAAAAGAAATGATTGAAATATTTAGTGGGACAAATATTTATTAGGAGGTGGAAGAAAGACAAATGGAAAAAAAATTAGATCACTCAAAAGCACCTATTTATGAAGCACTTATGAGATATAAAGCGGCAAGGATTGTACCATTTGATGTACCAGGCCATAAGCAAGGACGTGGAAATCCTATGCTTAAAGAATTTTTAGGAGAGAAATGTCTTTGTGTAGACGTAAACTCTATGAAACCGCTCGACAACTTATGTCATCCTGTAGGTGTAATTAAAGAGGCAGAAGAGCTTGCAGCAGATGCTTTTTCAGCTAAACATGCTTTTTTTATGATAAATGGAACAACATCTGCAGTACAGGCAATGATTATGAGCGTCTGTAAAGAAGGCGATAAAATAATAATGCCGAGAAATGTTCATAGAAGTGCTATTAATTCTCTTATAATAAGCGGAGCTGTACCTGTATATATAAATCCAGGAGTAAATAAAAAGCTTGGAATTTCTCTTGGAATGTCGGCTTACGATGTAAAAAAAGCAATTGAAGAGAATAAAGATGCAAAAGCTATTTTAGTAAACAATCCTACATATTATGGAATATGCTCAGATTTAAAAGAGATAACTAAAATAGCTCATGAAAATGGTATGTACGTATTAGTTGATGAAGCACATGGAGCTCATTTTTATTTTGGTGATGATATGCCGCCATCTGCTATGGAGTGTGGTGCTGATATGTCAGCTGTAAGTATGCATAAAACAGGTGGATCTCTTACTCAAAGTTCTATTCTTCTTTTAAATTGTGATATAAGTGAAGGGTACGTAAGACAGATAATAAATCTTACTCAGACTACAAGTGCTTCATACCTTCTTATGTCATCATTAGACCTCGCACGAAGAGACCTTGTTATGAACGGAAAAGAAATTTTTAAAAGAGTAAAGAAGCTTGTTTCATATGCGAGAGATGAGATAAATAAGATAGGTGGATTTTACGCATATTCACGTGAACTTATTGATAAAAATGAAGTGTATGATTTTGATGATACAAAGCTTTCAATCTATACAGGAGATATAGGACTTGCAGGAATTGAAGTATATGATATTTTAAGAGATGAATATGGAATACAGATAGAATTTGGAGATATAGGAAATATTCTTGCGATAATCTCTGTAGGAGATAGGCAGCAGTCTATAGAGAGGCTTATATCAGCACTTTATGATATAAAAAGAACATATAAAAAAGATAAAAATGATATGTTTGAGGATGAGTATATACCTCCTCATGTTTCTCTTGCACCTAAAAAAGCATTTTATTCAGATAAAGAGATGATAGAATTAGAAAAGTGCAGAGGCAGAGTATGTGCTGAATTTGTAATGTGCTATCCGCCTGGAATTCCTATTCTTGCACCGGGTGAGAGAATAACGGAAAAAATAATTGAATATATAGAATATGCAAAGAAAAAGGGATGTTTTCTCACAGGAACAGAAGATATAAATGTAGATAATATAAATGTTGTAAAGGAAGTGTAGAATATGGAATTGTGGTATACAGAAGAGCATACAGACAATGTAAGATTTTCACTTAAAGTAAAAAAACAGATTTATAGTGATAAAAGTGAATTTCAAAAAATAGATATATTAGACACAGAAGAATTTGGAAAGATACTAACTCTTGATGGGCTTATGATGGTTACAGAAAAAGATGAATTTATATATCATGATATGATAGTCCATGTACCTATGGCAGTAAATCCAAATATTAAGAATGTACTTGTTATAGGAGCAGGAGATGGTGGCGCAATAAGAGAGCTTACAAGATACGAAACTATAGAAAATATAGATATGGTTGAAATAGATAAAAAAGTTGTTGAAGTGTGCAAAAAGTATCTCCCTCAGACAGCATGTAAATTAGATGATAAAAGAGTGAACATTTATTATGAAGATGGATTAAGATTTGTTAGAAAAAAAGAAAATGAATATGATCTTATAATAGTAGATTCAACAGATCCATTTGGACCAGGAGAAGGACTATTTACAAGAGAGTTTTATGGAAATTGTCATAATGCTCTAAAAGATGATGGAATACTTGTAAATCAGCATGAAAGTCCTTTTTATGATTATTATAGGGATTCAATGGCATCAGCACATGATAAAATATCAAAAATATTTAAAATACACAGAGTCTATCAGGCTCATATACCTACTTATCCATCAGGTCATTGGCTTTTTGGATTTGGATCAAAGAAATACGATCCTGTTTCTGATTTAAAAAGTGATTTATGGAATAAATTAAACATAAAAACAAAATACTATAATACAGAGCTTCATGTAGGTGCTTTTGCATTACCAACATATGTAAAAGAGCTGCTTGAGAAAAATAAAAATAATTAAGTTAGTATGGAGGAATGAAAAATGGGAAGAGCTTTAATAATTGGTGCTGGAGGAGTAGCAAGTGTTGCAATCCACAAATGCTGCCAAAATTCTGATGTTTTTGAGGAGATATGTATAGCAAGTAGAACATTATCTAAATGTGATGCATTAAAAAAGAAACTTGAAGGCGGAAAGACTAAAATTCAAACTGCTAAAGTAGATGCAAATAATGTAGAGGAATTAGTAGCATTAATTAAGAAATTTAAGCCAGATGTTGTTTTAAATCTTGCGCTTCCATATCAGGATTTAACAATCATGGATGCATGCTTAGAGTGTAAAGTTAATTATGTTGATACAGCAAATTATGAACCTGAAGATACAGCAAAATTTGAATATAAATGGCAGTGGGCATATAAAGAAAAATTTGAGAAAGCTGGCATAACAGCACTTCTTGGAAGTGGATTTGATCCTGGAGTTACAGGAGTATTTAGTGCATATGCACAGAAACATTATTTTGATGAAATAAATTATATAGATATTGTTGATGCAAATGCTGGAGATCATGGATATCCATTTGCAACTAATTTCAACCCTGAAATTAATATAAGAGAAGTTACAGCAAAGGGAAGCTACTTAGAAGACGGAAAGTGGGTTGAAACAGAGCCATTAGAATTAAAGAGAGTTTACGATCTTCCAGAAATAGGACCTAAAGATATTTATCTTCTTCATCATGAAGAGCTTGAATCATTAGGACTTAATATAAAAGGAATTAAGAGAATAAGATTCTGGATGACATTCTCTGAGAATTATTTAACTCATTTAAAAGTTCTTGAAAATGTAGGAATGACATCAATTAAGCCAATAGATTTTGAAGGACAGAAAATAGTTCCACTTCAGTTCTTAAAGGCAGTTTTACCAGATCCTGCATCACTAGGTCCTAGAACAAAAGGAAAAACAAATATAGGATGTATTTTTCAGGGAGTTAAAGACGGAAAACCTAGAACTTATTATATTTATAATGTTTGTGATCATCAAGAATGTTATAAAGAAGTAGGCTCACAGGCAATTTCTTATACAACAGGAGTTCCAGCAATGATAGGAACAAGTCTTCTTATGAAAGGCGTGTGGAATAAGCCTGGCGTTCATAATATAGAAGAATTTGATCCAGATCCATTCATGGAAGAGCTTACAAAATTCGGTCTACCATGGAAAGAAGACTTTAAACCAGTATTAATAAAATAGGATGGTAAATGAATGATTAATTTTGATTTAGAAAAACTTCCATCACCTTGTTATGTAGTTGATGAAAAACTTTTAAAAGAAAATCTTGAAAAATTAAAATATGTTGAAGATAAGGGAGGATGTAAAATCATACTTGCACTTAAAGCTTTTTCAATGTATGAAACATTCCCTATTATATCAAAATATCTCTATGGAGTTACTGCAAGTTCATTATTTGAAGCAAGACTTGGCGCTGAAGAGATGGGAAAAGAAGTGCATATTTTTTCTCCTGCATATAGAGAAGATGAATTTGATGAAATTTTAAAATATGCAGATCATATTGATTTTAATTCATTCAGTCAATGGGATAAATATAAAAATAAAGTAAAGAGCGTAAAGTCTAAGAAAATAGAATGTGGAATAAGAATTAATCCAGAATATTCAGAGATAGAAACAGATATGTATAATCCATGTTTTGAAAATTCAAGATTAGGAGTTACTTTAGATAATTTTGACGAAAATGATCTTGAAGGGATAGATGGACTTCATTTTCATACTATGTGTGAGCAAAATTCAGATACTCTTTTAAGAACTATAAAAGTTGTAGATAAAAAATTTGGAAAGTACATATCTAAAATGAAGTGGATAAACTTTGGCGGTGGTCATCACATTACAA
It includes:
- a CDS encoding ATP-binding protein → MKWLKKEATINNLNEMIDFILDNLKVDTNISYHMEMQIRLLCEEAFVNIINHAYPSKNGIIIAGYEFDKKNNYITVKMCDYGIEFNPINEKNPDITCDIMQRDVGGLGIFLLKEISDSIGYERKKDMNILTIRKYCMV
- a CDS encoding PP2C family protein-serine/threonine phosphatase; the protein is MNYSLILKKEEIKRIFFSAFIVFIFSIIGLYIKNFFSSIIDFRAYEVITPVLGLYFGPSGAIGSSIAGLIFDYIYSDGNILLILSKFILNFFYAYTPYKLWYTFTKNEECRIPNLNDTHSIIKFGYILFVGSLAYRISQNSIYSLSTNEKSIDIKILFLQFLNNYNFEVIVGALILMFLSLTLIRPHVPSRHTKIKKNINYQYIFYLLFIVGIAGIVINKFNIYNNVLNIGIVILTYLLILIFLLCPISNGKNIINIEQAKGIRSIHGKVTLTFLFLGIIVIVIMDIISNIALYSCRNINTYVKVYAVIGVFSSLVIFFIIEVIKFVEKRITKPIKILFDIVADFVQNRREYTDEDMNYLREKCFSINTGDEIEQLAIEFNRMMNEIRNNINELEKVTASIQKEATELEVAKKIQTSALPGVFQKKDRFELYANISPALKVSGDFYDYFLINENELIFLVADVSGKGIPAALFMMKAKSTVKNSFSLNKSLSDITEKINNELSKNNKMSMFVTAFIAKINLETGVMTYVNAGHTPPLLKKKDMGYDFLNVETNCILAIMPDKKYEEQKIQLKKNDTLFIYTDGITEAIDINGDLYGANRLKEFFNSSIGEKMSNQNIANKVREDVSKFSKGQKQKDDMTMLIFKYLG
- the aguA gene encoding agmatine deiminase; the protein is MKILKSNPAEDGFFMPAEFSKHKETLMIWPERRDSWQYGAYEARKAFREVILNISKHEKVTVCVSESQYENARAYLSPEVRLVEMSSNDSWARDYAPTFVKNKDGKVRGINWYFNAWGGLYDGLYFPWDKDNKMALKLCDLYDKDVYDAQDFVLEGGSIHVDGEGTCIVTESCLLSKGRNPNMSKDEIEKKLKSYLGVSKVIWLKHGIYNDETNEHVDNICAFVKPAEVVLAWTDDKNDPQYNMSKSCLEILENETDAKGRKIKVHKLYQPSPVYVTKEECEGLDTMDGLPVRQVNERLAASYVNFYICNGAIIMPGFNDPMDIKAKKTLQSIFKDREVYQVYARNILIGGGNIHCITQQIPSYD
- the aguB gene encoding N-carbamoylputrescine amidase, yielding MRNVKIAAVQMSCSKDRDENIKKAEEFVRKAAKDGANIILLPELFENMYFCQERNYDYYNLAEETMKNKAVQRFMEVAKELDVVIPVSFYEKSMNNTFNTVAIIDADGKLLGTYRKTHIPDDHFYQEKFYFTPGDTGFKVFCTKYGKIGVGICWDQWFPESARCMALLGAEILLYPTAIGKEPILEVDSMMHWRRCMVGHAASNIIPLAAANRVGYEEVKPSKDNNYQKSSLTFYGSSFIADETGEVVKSLGREEEGYIVSQFDLDAVYEMRMSWGVFRDRRPEYYKIISSKISD
- the pepV gene encoding dipeptidase PepV; translation: MYKEKIEEYFKKNEKNMIEDICTLVKINSEKGPKEENMPFGKGPFMALKKALEIAEKMGFKTKNYDNYVGTVDLNDSEKSLDMLAHLDVVPVVEDGWTVTKPFDPIVKDGKLYGRGTSDDKGPAIAALYAMKAIKDLNIPVSKNVRLILGTDEECGSSDIAHYYKVEKEAPMTFSPDAEFPIINIEKGRLSNTFRAKYKEDIKTPRIVKFTSGTKSNVVPGKAYALVDGFSMEEVQKYAKECEDKIKIKFNLSEKDGKIEINAKGIDAHASTPEKGNNALTGMLTLLTSMPFHKSEGFEKLCGAAKLFPHGDYLGEKCGAKMEDEISGFLTMTLDVFSFDSTGFEGTFDSRAPICADDENLTKVLVENMKDVGIVMDDDKMVPAHHVSSDSDFVRTLLKCYEEYSGQKGECLAIGGGTYVHELKNGVAFGCVMPGTDTNMHGNNEFAVVEELLLSAKMFTQAIADLCK
- the speD gene encoding adenosylmethionine decarboxylase, translating into MMLRVENKLKLYGFNNLTKTLSFNIYDVCYAKSEREQKDYIAYIDEQYNSERLTKILCKVTSIIGAHVLNISKQDYDPQGASVTILVSEKNLEKGEIDKSCNLGKFDIASKRDTVLAHLDKSHVTVHTYPEYHPDNSIATFRVDIDVSTCGEISPLNVLNYLIGSFDSDIITIDYRVRGFTRDVNGKKLFMDHKITSIQDYIDNDTLRKYDAMDINVYQANIFHTKMLIKEIELQNYLFNTDVYELLPKTRLAITDSLRKEMIEIFSGTNIY
- a CDS encoding aminotransferase class I/II-fold pyridoxal phosphate-dependent enzyme — encoded protein: MEKKLDHSKAPIYEALMRYKAARIVPFDVPGHKQGRGNPMLKEFLGEKCLCVDVNSMKPLDNLCHPVGVIKEAEELAADAFSAKHAFFMINGTTSAVQAMIMSVCKEGDKIIMPRNVHRSAINSLIISGAVPVYINPGVNKKLGISLGMSAYDVKKAIEENKDAKAILVNNPTYYGICSDLKEITKIAHENGMYVLVDEAHGAHFYFGDDMPPSAMECGADMSAVSMHKTGGSLTQSSILLLNCDISEGYVRQIINLTQTTSASYLLMSSLDLARRDLVMNGKEIFKRVKKLVSYARDEINKIGGFYAYSRELIDKNEVYDFDDTKLSIYTGDIGLAGIEVYDILRDEYGIQIEFGDIGNILAIISVGDRQQSIERLISALYDIKRTYKKDKNDMFEDEYIPPHVSLAPKKAFYSDKEMIELEKCRGRVCAEFVMCYPPGIPILAPGERITEKIIEYIEYAKKKGCFLTGTEDINVDNINVVKEV
- the speE gene encoding polyamine aminopropyltransferase; this encodes MELWYTEEHTDNVRFSLKVKKQIYSDKSEFQKIDILDTEEFGKILTLDGLMMVTEKDEFIYHDMIVHVPMAVNPNIKNVLVIGAGDGGAIRELTRYETIENIDMVEIDKKVVEVCKKYLPQTACKLDDKRVNIYYEDGLRFVRKKENEYDLIIVDSTDPFGPGEGLFTREFYGNCHNALKDDGILVNQHESPFYDYYRDSMASAHDKISKIFKIHRVYQAHIPTYPSGHWLFGFGSKKYDPVSDLKSDLWNKLNIKTKYYNTELHVGAFALPTYVKELLEKNKNN
- a CDS encoding saccharopine dehydrogenase family protein, yielding MGRALIIGAGGVASVAIHKCCQNSDVFEEICIASRTLSKCDALKKKLEGGKTKIQTAKVDANNVEELVALIKKFKPDVVLNLALPYQDLTIMDACLECKVNYVDTANYEPEDTAKFEYKWQWAYKEKFEKAGITALLGSGFDPGVTGVFSAYAQKHYFDEINYIDIVDANAGDHGYPFATNFNPEINIREVTAKGSYLEDGKWVETEPLELKRVYDLPEIGPKDIYLLHHEELESLGLNIKGIKRIRFWMTFSENYLTHLKVLENVGMTSIKPIDFEGQKIVPLQFLKAVLPDPASLGPRTKGKTNIGCIFQGVKDGKPRTYYIYNVCDHQECYKEVGSQAISYTTGVPAMIGTSLLMKGVWNKPGVHNIEEFDPDPFMEELTKFGLPWKEDFKPVLIK
- the nspC gene encoding carboxynorspermidine decarboxylase, giving the protein MINFDLEKLPSPCYVVDEKLLKENLEKLKYVEDKGGCKIILALKAFSMYETFPIISKYLYGVTASSLFEARLGAEEMGKEVHIFSPAYREDEFDEILKYADHIDFNSFSQWDKYKNKVKSVKSKKIECGIRINPEYSEIETDMYNPCFENSRLGVTLDNFDENDLEGIDGLHFHTMCEQNSDTLLRTIKVVDKKFGKYISKMKWINFGGGHHITRSDYDLEKLIEAIKFIKDKYKVDVYLEPGEAVALNAGFLVCTVLDTIKNGMNLAIVDTSAACHMPDVLEMPYRPNIIGSGKKDELKFTYRLGGPTCLAGDVIGDYSFNEPLKAGDKLVFCDMAIYTMVKNNTFNGINLPSIVYNTEKNGPKVIKTFGYEDFKRRI